One window of the Eucalyptus grandis isolate ANBG69807.140 chromosome 6, ASM1654582v1, whole genome shotgun sequence genome contains the following:
- the LOC104449765 gene encoding uncharacterized protein LOC104449765, translating into MIPSSSSSVSWLQRFLVAAWFLGCGCLQGLSAASTVKVNISRVEDAVNFHIYYGQTFKVIKNAIDTRSYLLIQDNSRMASRTKYCTSRIKSFIIPLSNYSVDAELFPVSFFELLGLLGSLKGITADSVASPCVLNLCEGGGAEMINKSNPQQFQQFSANFISNTDLAQACNFASFAPTSESLPLQRAEWIKYLGVYANLEYKANQVYNAVKENYLCLARVAASKASSVKPTVAWMEYNDNIWSFTTETLKMKYVEDAGGENVDESIGKITYNTSNPDDLEQLHAILCTVDVVIDGTNTFDPTGYTMSTFVENVGVADTSCFAFLANQSLWRYDKRLQNASNTLDWFDGAVSQPQLVLADLTEALFPTGNYTTTYFRNLAKEESVVNITADMCDRDTSTALDPTIIPCS; encoded by the exons ATGATTCCGTCATCCTCTTCTTCAGTTTCCTGGTTACAAAGGTTTTTGGTCGCGGCCTGGTTCCTCGGTTGCGGATGTCTTCAAGGCCTGAGCGCAGCATCCACAGTGAAGGTGAACATCTCCAGGGTGGAGGACGCAGTGAACTTCCACATTTACTACGGACAGACCTTCAAAGTCATCAAGAATGCCATTGACACCAGGAGCTACCTCCTCATTCAG GATAATTCAAGGATGGCATCCAGGACAAAATATTGCACTTCCAGGATCAAATCATTCATCATTCCCTTATCGAACTATTCAGTAGATGCTGAACTTTTTCCAG TTTCCTTCTTCGAG CTATTAGGCTTACTTGGGAGCTTAAAAGGCATAACAGCAGACTCCGTTGCCTCTCCATGTGTACTAAATTTatgcgaaggaggaggagctgaGATGATTAACAAGAGCAATCCTCAGCAATTTCAGCAATTCTCGGCAAATTTTATTAGCAACACTGATCTAGCACAAGCTTGTAACTTTGCATCATTTGCTCCTACCAGCGAAAGCCTTCCTCTGCAG AGAGCAGAATGGATCAAGTACCTTGGAGTTTACGCTAACCTGGAATATAAAGCCAATCAAGTGTATAATGCT gttaaagaaaattatttgtgCCTGGCCAGGGTTGCTGCAAGCAAAGCTTCATCAGTCAAACCAACAGTTGCCTGGATGGAGTACAATGAT AATATATGGTCCTTTACCACGGAAACACTCAAAATGAAG TATGTAGAGGATGCTGGAGGAGAGAATGTAGATGAATCGATCGGCAAGATCACTTACAACACCTCCAATCCTGATGATTTGGAGCAACTGCATGCCATCTTATGC ACTGTCGATGTGGTCATCGATGGAACAAACACTTTCGATCCCACCGGCTACACAATGTCAACTTTTGTTGAGAACGTAGGAGTCGCAGATACTTCTTGTTTTGCATTTCTTGCAAATCAAAGCCTGTGGAGATATGATAAAAGATTGCAAAACGCCAGCAACACTCTTG ATTGGTTCGACGGAGCAGTCTCCCAACCTCAGTTGGTTCTTGCAGATCTTACGGAAGCTTTATTCCCAACAGGAAACTATACTACTACTTACTTTAGGAATCTAGCCAAG GAAGAAAGTGTTGTAAACATAACAGCCGACATGTGCGATAGGGATACCTCGACAGCTTTGGATCCAACTATCATACCTTGCTCGTGA
- the LOC104449766 gene encoding LOW QUALITY PROTEIN: protein SET DOMAIN GROUP 40 (The sequence of the model RefSeq protein was modified relative to this genomic sequence to represent the inferred CDS: inserted 1 base in 1 codon) — MEGDGEEEGGVESLLKWACELGVSDSFPPKTAAQPRTASCLGRTLSVSDFPEAGGRGLGAVRDVRKGEMVLKVPRSCLLTTERLLMDDQCLCAAVKNRRSLSATQTLTVCLLYEVGKGEKSWWYPYLKNLPRSYSTLPTFRQFAVQAFQVDDAIWAAKKARWKAEAEWKEAHALMEELKFKPRLLTFNSWLWASATISSRTLHVPWDEAGCLCPVGDLFNYAAPGGDLAEADDIILTRSVPVGSLSYEEAEYNSKLEQLDTLSQRLTDGGFEESVNAYCFYARQHYVRGEQVLLSYGTYTNLELLEHYGFXLDNNPNDKVYIPLEPGVSSCSSWPAESLYINQGGEPSYALLSMLRLWATPSNKRRSVGHLAYSGSQLSPENEMCVMHLMLKWCNTILQNLPTSIEDDQRLLCSLNQVDSIDIPVELFEVFVKLGAEGRAFLESLGLRSRANVAESMSWKIERALERWKLAVQWRLRYKRTLVDCITYCSNVIDCIHSPGPLEMEVLTDV, encoded by the exons ATGGAGGGAGACGGCGAGGAAGAGGGAGGAGTCGAGAGCTTGTTGAAATGGGCTTGCGAGCTCGGAGTATCCGACTCTTTCCCTCCCAAGACGGCGGCGCAGCCTCGCACCGCCTCCTGTCTCGGCCGCACCCTCTCCGTCTCCGACTTCCCCGAAGCAGGCGG AAGAGGGTTGGGTGCAGTTCGTGACGTTAGGAAAGGTGAAATGGTGTTGAAGGTTCCTAGATCATGCTTGTTGACCACAGAGAGGCTCTTGATGGATGATCAATGTCTCTGTGCCGCTGTCAAGAATCGTCGCTCTCTCTCCGCTACTCAG ACTTTGACCGTTTGTTTGCTATATGAAGTGGGTAAAGGGGAGAAATCATGGTGGTACCCTTACTTAAAGAACCTTCCCAGAAGTTACAGCACACTTCCGACTTTCAGGCAGTTTGCAGTGCAAGCTTTCCAG GTGGATGATGCGATTTGGGCAGCCAAGAAGGCCAGATGGAAGGCAGAGGCAGAATGGAAAGAAGCTCATGCACTTATGGAGGAACTTAAGTTTAAGCCTAGACTTCTAACTTTTAATAGTTGGCTTTGGGCTTCTGCAACT ATATCCTCAAGGACATTGCACGTTCCATGGGATGAAGCTGGATGTTTATGTCCTGTGGGGGACTTGTTCAACTATGCTGCGCCTGGAGGGGATTTGGCAGAAGCAGACGATATAATTCTTACAAGGTCCGTGCCAGTTGGATCTTTGAGCTATGAGGAAGCTGAATATAACTCGAAACTAGAGCAGTTGGATACTCTTTCTCAGCGATTGACAGATGGGGGATTTGAAGAAAGTGTTAATGCATATTGCTTCTACGCTAGACAGCATTATGTCAGAGGCGAACAG GTTCTCTTGAGCTATGGTACATACACTAATTTGGAGCTGCTAGAGCATTATGGTT TGCTCGACAACAATCCAAATGACAAGGTATACATCCCCCTCGAACCCGGGGTGTCTTCTTGCAGTTCATGGCCTGCAGAATCTCTGTACATTAATCAGGGTGGTGAGCCTTCTTATGCACTGTTGTCCATGTTGCGACTATGGGCTACACCTTCAAACAAGCGGAGATCTGTGGGACATCTGGCTTACTCAGGGTCTCAACTCTCTCCAGAAAATGAGATGTGTGTTATGCACCTAATGTTGAAGTGGTGCAATACCATTCTGCAAAACCTGCCCACTTCAATTGAAGATGACCAACGACTCCTATGTAGCCTCAACCAAGTGGATAGTATTGATATCCCTGTGGAGCTTTTTGAAGTGTTTGTGAAACTTGGAGCTGAAGGCCGTGCCTTCTTAGAAAGCCTTGGCCTGCGAAGCAGAGCTAATGTTGCAGAATCTATGTCTTGGAAAATCGAGAGGGCATTGGAGAGGTGGAAACTAGCAGTTCAGTGGAGGCTGAGGTATAAGAGAACCCTTGTGGATTGCATCACTTATTGTTCGAATGTAATTGACTGTATTCACTCTCCAGGTCCCCTCGAAATGGAAGTGCTGACTGATGTTTGA